Proteins from one Setaria italica strain Yugu1 chromosome V, Setaria_italica_v2.0, whole genome shotgun sequence genomic window:
- the LOC101762886 gene encoding serum response factor homolog A, whose product MPRRVKRSGVKFIEDERDHSLTFFNRRSRLFKDASELSTLTGARVTVVVESKNKKVSSFSTPDAGPIVDTFLSEDASTEFNTIKGGKVKSTTLQNESFHLEKSKAVEDNMEENMMQAKDIQETSRMAKYVYGKVEDLNATELIEMCSKLSEIEQEIEDLLSINFVRTK is encoded by the coding sequence ATGCCGAGGAGGGTTAAGAGATCAGGAGTGAAGTTCATTGAGGATGAAAGAGACCATAGTCTCACATTCTTCAATCGTCGTTCTAGGCTTTTCAAGGATGCATCTGAACTCTCCACCCTTACCGGGGCGAGGGTTACTGTGGTGGTGGAGTCCAAAAATAAGAAAGTTTCCTCTTTCAGCACTCCAGATGCTGGCCCCATTGTTGACACTTTCCTTTCCGAGGATGCATCAACAGAGTTCAACACCATCAAAGGAGGAAAGGTAAAAAGTACCACCTTACAAAATGAATCGTTTCACCTAGAGAAAAGCAAGGCTGTGGAGGACAACATGGAGGAGAACATGATGCAGGCTAAGGACATCCAAGAGACCTCAAGGATGGCTAAGTATGTTTATGGTAAAGTAGAGGATCTTAATGCCACTGAACTCATTGAGATGTGCAGTAAGCTCTCAGAGATCGAGCAAGAGATcgaagatctcttgtctatcaaTTTTGTGCGGACCAAGTAG